The Rhizoctonia solani chromosome 1, complete sequence sequence aaggtgtttaGGGGGGAAGCAGTCCCCTTACTAGAAGATATTGATGTATTTTGGGCGGAATTTACCAAGCACTATGTGGACACAAATTGCAACAAAAAGTACCGCCAGAAATGGAACAATTTGCAACAGAAGGTTTTGGTCCAGGAATATACTTGGGAATTTCAACAATACTCTGTCTCCTTGGGATATAGCAATGAGACTCTGCGCAACAAGTACTACAATGGACTTAAGAATGATATTAAGGACATTATGCTTTCTaccatgttccaatggcgttgCGCTACTGCTCAACAAGTTTATGACAAGGCAGAAGAAATTGCCAACCACATTGAATCCACTTGTCTATCCAATCCCTCTGTCTCTACTGCTTGCGTTACTTCCACCGCTGTTcccacttccacttccaATCCCACTCCTACGCGTACTTGTCTTAATGTTGGGGATAATGTTTACATGATTGACCCTACCActtgccgcgccaagaaaggcgccaTTACTTCAATTGTGCGCACAACTTTGGGTAATATGCCAAATGTTAGGTGGAACGGAGAATCTAAAGACACAATGATTCCATTCCCCTCTCTCAAAAAAGATGAATGCCCCGCCGCTGCTGCACCTGTTAAAACCATCATCGCGCCCACTCCCGTTCTAGCCCCAAACTCTAAAGGTCCAGGccccatggatcttgatggaagaggATTTTCAAACCTTACATGCCATGTATGCGGTGGTAAAGGGCATTTTGCGCGCAACTGCCCTTCtgagcccatgtctggacatgtggctaatgttGAGTGGTCCTGGGAAAGGCCCAAGGAGGAAAATTGTATTGAAGTTGTTtctgaggaggaggagtcgggaaaaggaaaagccaaggccaactaaggagtaaggcacttggctgtatgcttgcggatttgcacCAGGAAAACAACAATTTTGAAATACTCTCTTTATGTAATACAtcacaaatatatgcgtcattTTCTGCAAATCCATGTGAATCTCCTAAAACCCAAAAATCCagttttttggctaaacctttttgaggaaaagccatgatcaattctggagcaacttcttgcttcattCACCCCCTTTTAGTAGAAACCTATTGACTTCCAAcctatatacatccaattcCCAAGAAACtacgcgttattgatggccaggaaattgattctggccaaatcactcattttacttggtttaaatgtaccattggcaatcacaccaaagaactagagtgccatatttccaatattggcaaCCACCAATTAGTcttaggaatgtcatggttgaaaaatgttacaatcccctaacatataccattgaactcgcacgatttttctcatatttttagtattttttccgaaccttgTACCTTacgttttttgatcacgtgatcccggcgcttattacgccgagatgccgcgccgagatgccgtgccaagggcgcttaggagaaatccacgcttctgcgcagcccgcagcacgcttcttatttcccttatgtacttcttttctcacgcgcacagaccatgtaaatagtgcgcctttgtctatatatacagcaggaaaattgcttggagaccccaagttgattttacctcgtcttaTATCCATTAAGGAGGaccttcagcca is a genomic window containing:
- a CDS encoding Retrotransposon gag protein: MVAQNMIILKKEFSQLQGSYGAQHDQIALLRAELEEHWEQSRNQHIFYSNQIQGAAASIEAVQNQLLHMSTICPTAPPPPAPSGTAASTNPLPAPTSSNSDLKFAKPNKFSSKKEDALNFIIACQAYIRAKGANQSHKEKILWVTSYFEGAAEDWICPYKERKVFRGEAVPLLEDIDVFWAEFTKHYVDTNCNKKYRQKWNNLQQKVLVQEYTWEFQQYSVSLGYSNETLRNKYYNGLKNDIKDIMLSTMFQWRCATAQQVYDKAEEIANHIESTCLSNPSVSTACVTSTAVPTSTSNPTPTRTCLNVGDNVYMIDPTTCRAKKGAITSIVRTTLGNMPNVRWNGESKDTMIPFPSLKKDECPAAAAPVKTIIAPTPVLAPNSKGPGPMDLDGRGFSNLTCHVCGGKGHFARNCPSEPMSGHVANVEWSWERPKEENCIEVVSEEEESGKGKAKAN